The Tursiops truncatus isolate mTurTru1 chromosome 6, mTurTru1.mat.Y, whole genome shotgun sequence genome includes a window with the following:
- the DMAC1 gene encoding distal membrane-arm assembly complex protein 1, translating to MGSSVSQPLEPVKDVAPPEVASSANPVPVIAPGALTPPAEAPLFNNCWSCRVLSGSGLIGAGGYVYWVARKPMKLGYPPGPGTIAQMVFGISIACWGVVILSDPKGKAFRAG from the exons ATGGGTTCTTCCGTTTCCCAGCCACTTGAGCCAGTCAAGGACGTTGCGCCTCCTGAGGTCGCCTCCTCCGCCAACCCCGTGCCCGTCATTGCACCCGGAGCGCTGACCCCTCCAGCGGAAGCCCCTCTGTTTAATAACTGCTGGAGCTGTCGCGTGCTCTCCGGGTCCGGGCTGATAGGGGCGGGCGGGTACGTGTACTGGGTGGCACGGAAGCCCATGAAGCTGGGATACCCCCCGGGTCCAGGCACGATTGCGCAGATGGTCTTCGGCATCA GCATTGCTTGCTGGGGTGTCGTCATCCTGTCAGACCCCAAAGGGAAGGCCTTCCGCGCTGGTTGA